Proteins from a single region of Stigmatella erecta:
- a CDS encoding DUF885 domain-containing protein, translating to MHSMRVLGALSTLLLLSPACTASRPPASLAAVDASALSPAQSALHAFVDAHFEDHFRRFPLSATQAGIHTYDAELRGFTVEERTAHLAHLKAELEALPQRVDRQALPPLDRADYDILENHLRARILDHEAVRGWERNPNTYLGIASNAVYQLINRDFAPMPERMRSAVSRMKTVPAVFTVAQGTLQNPPRLWTEIALQQAAGTRALYAETLPKAFASVKDDALHAQFQQEQARCLAAIDGYLRFLREDLLPRSQGEFPIGEAVYRQKLRYEEGVTEDIDSLLAWGHAELKRTQAQFHEVARRIAPGQAPMAVYQTLGQEHPTPEALVDTTRATLEELRQFVIGRNIITVPSEVRAQVAETPAFNRALSFASISIAGPFETKATEAYYYVTPPEPTWTPEQTAQHMSFYNRYALPIVSIHEAYPGHYVQFLWTRKVDSKVRRMLGSGSFSEGWGLYTEQMMLDEGYGSGAQADKLRLNQLALYLQRLARYVVGLSLHTRGMTYGQAVSFFEKEAYMTRVNAEREARRGTSDPTYLVYALGKKLILQLREDAQAKWGQDFTLKRFHDELVSYGYPPIPILRRLMLGEDEGS from the coding sequence ATGCACTCGATGCGAGTCCTGGGCGCGCTCTCCACGCTCCTCCTGCTCTCTCCTGCTTGCACCGCCTCGCGCCCACCCGCATCCCTGGCCGCGGTGGACGCCTCCGCCCTGTCCCCCGCGCAATCGGCCTTGCATGCCTTCGTGGACGCACACTTCGAGGACCACTTCCGCCGCTTTCCCCTCTCGGCCACCCAGGCGGGCATCCACACCTATGACGCGGAGCTGCGAGGCTTCACGGTGGAGGAGCGCACCGCCCACCTCGCGCACCTCAAGGCCGAGCTGGAGGCGCTGCCCCAGCGGGTGGACCGCCAGGCCCTGCCCCCCCTCGACCGGGCGGACTACGACATCCTCGAGAACCACCTGAGGGCCCGGATCCTCGACCACGAGGCCGTGCGCGGCTGGGAGCGCAACCCGAACACGTACCTGGGCATCGCCTCCAATGCCGTCTACCAGCTCATCAACCGGGACTTCGCGCCGATGCCGGAGCGCATGCGCTCGGCGGTGAGCCGCATGAAGACGGTGCCCGCGGTCTTCACCGTGGCCCAGGGCACGCTGCAGAACCCGCCCCGGCTGTGGACGGAGATCGCCCTCCAGCAGGCCGCCGGCACGCGCGCCCTCTACGCCGAGACGCTGCCCAAGGCCTTCGCCTCCGTGAAGGACGATGCCTTGCACGCCCAGTTCCAGCAGGAGCAGGCGCGCTGCCTGGCCGCCATCGACGGCTACCTTCGCTTCCTGCGCGAGGACCTGCTGCCCCGCTCCCAGGGCGAGTTCCCCATCGGGGAGGCGGTGTACCGCCAGAAGCTGCGCTACGAGGAAGGCGTCACCGAGGACATCGACTCGTTGCTGGCCTGGGGCCACGCGGAGTTGAAGCGCACGCAGGCCCAGTTCCACGAGGTGGCCAGGCGCATCGCCCCCGGCCAGGCGCCCATGGCCGTCTACCAGACGCTGGGCCAGGAGCACCCCACGCCCGAGGCGCTGGTGGACACCACGCGCGCCACGCTGGAGGAGCTGCGCCAGTTCGTCATCGGCCGGAACATCATCACCGTGCCCAGCGAGGTGCGCGCCCAGGTGGCGGAGACCCCCGCCTTCAACCGGGCCCTGTCCTTCGCCAGCATCAGCATCGCGGGTCCCTTCGAGACGAAGGCCACCGAGGCCTACTACTACGTGACGCCGCCCGAGCCCACGTGGACCCCGGAGCAGACCGCGCAGCACATGAGCTTCTACAACCGCTACGCGCTGCCCATCGTCTCCATTCACGAGGCCTACCCCGGCCACTACGTGCAGTTCCTGTGGACGCGCAAGGTGGACTCCAAGGTGCGGCGGATGCTCGGCTCGGGCTCCTTCAGCGAGGGCTGGGGGCTCTACACCGAGCAGATGATGCTCGATGAGGGCTACGGCAGCGGCGCCCAGGCGGACAAGCTGCGCCTCAACCAGCTCGCGCTCTACCTGCAGCGCCTGGCGCGCTACGTGGTGGGCCTGTCCCTGCACACCCGGGGGATGACGTACGGGCAGGCCGTGAGCTTCTTCGAGAAGGAGGCGTACATGACGCGCGTCAACGCCGAGCGGGAGGCGCGCCGGGGCACGTCGGATCCCACCTACCTCGTGTACGCGCTGGGCAAGAAGCTCATCCTCCAGCTGCGCGAGGACGCCCAGGCGAAGTGGGGCCAGGACTTCACCCTGAAGCGCTTCCACGACGAGCTGGTCTCCTACGGCTACCCGCCCATCCCCATCCTGCGCAGACTCATGCTCGGCGAGGACGAGGGCTCCTGA